A genome region from Gigantopelta aegis isolate Gae_Host chromosome 3, Gae_host_genome, whole genome shotgun sequence includes the following:
- the LOC121367799 gene encoding probable 18S rRNA (guanine-N(7))-methyltransferase, which yields MASSGRPEKQAPPEIYYGEKEARKYTSNSHMIEIQQQLSQRAIELLSLPEDTPCFILDVGCGSGLSGECLTDLGHVWVGLDISPHMLDVAVEREAEGDLVLSDMGYGVPFRPGTFDGVISISALQWLCNADKRFHHPPRRLHKFFSTLYAAMSRGSRAVFQLYPENSQQLELITQQAMKAGFTGGLVVDFPNSTKAKKMYLCLFAGGVVQQLPKGLGTEETVPGQIQYSDTRERIRGARGKPLKKSRDWILEKKERRRRQGKDVRKDTKYTGRHRKSRF from the exons ATGGCATCATCTGGCCGTCCCGAAAAGCAAGCGCCGCCTGAAATA tACTATGGAGAAAAAGAAGCGAGAAAATACACGTCAAA TTCACATATGATAGAAATTCAACAGCAACTGTCACAACGAGCGATAGAACTTCTATCTCTTCCAGAAGATACTCCATGTTTTATATTAGATGTTGG TTGTGGTTCTGGACTGAGCGGTGAATGTCTTACGGACTTAGGACACGTTTGGGTTGGACTAGATATCAGTCCTCACATGTTAG ATGTAGCTGTGGAGAGAGAAGCAGAAGGCGACCTTGTTTTGTCAGACATGGGCTATGGTGTTCCTTTCAGACCAGGCACATTTGATGGTGTCATTAG TATTTCAGCTTTACAATGGCTGTGTAATGCAGATAAGAGATTTCATCATCCACCCAGAAGGTTACACAAGTTCTTCAGCACACTGTATGCAGCTATG AGTCGAGGATCCCGTGCTGTGTTTCAGTTGTACCCAGAAAACAGTCAACAGCTGGAATTGATTACTCAACAAGCCATGAAGGCAGGCTTCACTGGCGGTTTGGTCGTTGATTTTCCCAACAGTACAAAAGCAAAAAA GATGTACCTGTGTCTGTTTGCCGGTGGTGTTGTTCAGCAGTTACCCAAGGGTCTGGGAACAGAAGAAACTGTCCCAGGACAGATACAGTACAGTGATACAAG AGAAAGGATAAGAGGTGCCCGGGGTAAACCATTAAAGAAAAGTCGTGACTGGATActggagaaaaaagaaagaagaagaagacaaggAAA agatGTCAGAAAAGACACAAAGTACACAGGAAGACACAGAAAGTCAAGATTTTAG
- the LOC121367800 gene encoding dnaJ homolog subfamily C member 30, mitochondrial-like codes for MISMSRNIVLKKCHFRVHLPAGIHGMLWLFIPHVVQNRHYAARSKTFYYDVLGIPINATQGQIKTAYYTRSKMYHPDVNKDADSERLFSDISEAYEILGNVRKRRLYDQGLGQRYQFEETYPKRDPFVGKKRGSPPTGRTSTYNFDEFYRMHYSDVRKKKQNFKAFEEKWKAELKEERQLKIVSYIITGAFMGSVFGWISFLMKQQNK; via the coding sequence atgATCAGCATGTCAAgaaatattgttttgaaaaagtgCCATTTTCGTGTCCATTTGCCAGCAGGAATTCATGGAATGCTCTGGCTTTTTATTCCGCACGTCGTACAGAACAGACATTATGCTGCTAGgtcaaagacattttattatgaTGTCCTTGGGATTCCAATAAATGCTACCCAAGGTCAGATCAAAACTGCTTACTATACGCGGTCAAAAATGTACCACCCAGATGTTAATAAAGATGCCGATTCAGAAAGACTGTTTTCAGATATATCAGAGGCATATGAAATTCTTGGAAATGTTCGTAAAAGACGACTCTATGATCAAGGACTTGGACAAAGATACCAGTTTGAAGAAACTTATCCCAAAAGGGATCCATTTGTAGGCAAAAAGAGGGGATCTCCTCCAACTGGTCGGACAAGTACCtacaattttgatgaattttacaGAATGCATTATTCAGATGTAAGGAAGAAAAAACAGAATTTCAAGGCTTTTGAAGAAAAATGGAAGGCAgaattaaaagaagaaagacAACTTAAAATTGTGTCATATATTATAACTGGTGCTTTTATGGGAAGCGTTTTTGGATGGATTAGTTTTTTAATGAAGCAGCAAAATAAATGA